Part of the Rhizobium tropici CIAT 899 genome, GGCTTTCGTAACCCACGCGGAAGGCGGCGGTCGTGGCGTCGATGTCCTGGACCAGCATCAGGCTGCGCGCGTCCTGGAGCCGCAGTTGCTTCTGGAATTGCAGCGGCGTCATCGCCGTCACGGCGCGAAAATGCTCGTGCAGGCTCGACGGGCTCATGCCAACTTCCGTGGCAAGCCGCTCGATGCTGAACGGTTCCCGGAAGTTCTGCCCGATCCACGCAATGGCGCGGCCGATTTGGGCCACCCGTCCCTGGCTGGAGGTGATCTGGCGCATCCTCGCACCGTCCGGGCCGGCGAGCAGGCGATAGAGAATTTCCTGCTCAGTAAGCGGTCCGAGTATCGGCAACGCTGCCGGATCGTCGAGCAGAAGCAGCAGGCGCAGCACCGCATCGAGCAGACTGGCGCTGGCGTCGGACACCGTCTTGCCTATGGGCCGAGCGGGCGCTCCCGGTGGCGGCGACACCTGCAACGCCAATTGTCCCAACATGACCGGATCGAAATCGAGGTACAGGCATAGATTGGGCTTGTCAGGCGTCGCCTCGACCACCTGGCCCGTGACCGGTAGGTCGTAAGTCACGACCCCGTAACGGCCCGGTGCATATCTGAACACGCGGTCGCCCAGCGTAACCTCCTTTTGCCCTTGGGCGACAAGGCATAGTTGCGGCCGGTATACGTTCGGCATCGGCATCGTCACCGTGGAGGATCGAGCAAGCGTCACACGTTCGAGTGAGGTGGCGTGGAAGCCATCCTTCGAGGCGTGCCGAGCAATTATCGCAGAGATTTCGGTCAGTATTTCCATGAAGCGGACCATCGCACGCGTGCGGGAGAGCAGCAAGGCGGATCGGCGCGGCTTCTGGAGGATTGGGCAGTAAATGCGGCGCATCGGGCTAACGGTTCAGCATCGCCACCCATCATAGTGTCTGCAGCGCCTGAGTCACAGCGAACCTGGCTGCGGAACAAGTATGGAGCAAACATGACAATCGATAATCGGAAGACCCCACGGTCGCACTGGGCACCTGGGCCTGGGGCGACAACGGCGAGGCTGGCGACGGCTACTTCGGCAGCCGTCTCACGCAGGTTGGCCTGGAAGAGGTCGCGGAAAAGGCGCATGCGGCCGGCTTTACCCTGTGGGATACTGCCATGGTATACGGCATGGGCCGTTCAGAGACCATGCTCGGGAAGATACTGGAGCGCTACGCTCGCAGCGACTACCAGCTCTCCACGAAGTTCACCCCGCAAGCGGCAGGGACCAGTGATGATCCGGTGGCGGACATGCTGGAACAGAGCCTGTCGCGCCTCGGCACCGACTACATCGACCTCTACTGGATTCACAATCCGGCCGATGTGGCGCGGTGGACTCCGCGCCTGATACCGTTGCTGAAGAGTGGAAAGGTCAAACATGTCGGCGTTTCGAATCACAACCTGAGCGAAATCGAACTCGCCAACCGGATCCTCGGGGAAGCCGGATTCCAGGTCGATGCCATTCAGAACCACTACAGTCTCCTCTACCGCAGCTCCGAGCAAGCTGGCATTCTGAATTACTGCCGCAACCGAGGTATCCCGTTCTTCGCCTATATGGTGCTCGAACAGGGCGCCCTGACCGGCAAGTACAGTTCGGACAATCCGCTGCCGGAAGGCACCAATCGGGCGCAGGCTTACAATGGCATGCTGCCTCGGCTGAAGCCTCTGACGGACAAGCTCGCCTCGATCGGAGAGAAGCAAAGTGCGGCAGCGCCCGATGTCGCGACGGCATGGGCCATCGCCAAGGGCACGACACCCATCATCGGCGTCACCAAACCCCATCATGTCGATGGTCTGGTCCGAGCCGGCAGCATCACCCTTACCGGCGCCGACATCGCAGAGCTGGAGGCCCTCGCGGACGCCACTGACGTGAGCACCCGCGGCTGGTGGGAAAAAGAGATGTAGAGCTGAAGCGGCCGCTGTCCGAAGATTTCGGAGCCGCTCCGAAGGCGCTCCTCGCTCGCACGGAAGAGGCCGTGGTGCGAGCGGCCCAGATAGGCCGCTGCAATCGGTGGCTGCAGGATCTATTCGGCTGCCACCACATGCCTGCTTTTCAGCACTGCGATCGAAAGGAGAAGCACGATGGCCGAGCAGATAGCGATGACGACCACCATCGGTCTCGCCGTACCGTCCATAAACATACCGCCGATGCCAACCACCAGCGCCGATGTCATGAACTGGACCGTCCCCATCATCGCCGAGGCCGTGCCAGCGATGCGGCCATGGTGTTCAAGCGCCAGTACCGCCGCATTCGGCACGATCATTCCAAGGAAGGCGTAGCCCGCAAACAGGAAGGCCGCCATAATGTCGAGGCGATCGACGCCACCGACCATCACGACAGCCAGCGCCAACATCGTCAGCGCATAACCCGAAACCGCACCGCGAATGACCTTGCGCAAACCGATCCGGCGGGCAAGCCAGCCGTTCATCTGCGACATGCCGATGAAGCCAACGGCATTCACCGAAAACACGACGCTGTAAAAGCTCGGAGAAAGCCCGTAATGGCCGATGAGTACGAAGGAGGAGTTGGCGACATAGATCATGTAGCTCGACATGCCGAAGGAGGCCATCAGCACCAGACCGAGATAGTACGGGTCCTTAAGGAGTGTTCCATAGGCCTTCAATGCCCCGCCGAGGCTGCTTTCACTGCGCGCCGCAACCGGCCGGGTTTCCTCAAGGAAAAAGCGGCCCGCGACGAAGCCGACAACGCCGGCGAAGACCATGACCCAAAAGATCAGTCGCCAGTTTCCGAACATTGTCACGATGCTGCCCGCGAGCGGCGCCAGAATGGGTGAGATGCTGAAGACCAGCATAAGCCGCGACATCAGTTGCGCGGCGGCGGCCCCCGTATGCAGGTCGCGCACGATGGCGCGGGCAATCACGACGCCGGCACAGGCGCCTGTGCCCTGAATGAAACGGAAGGCGACCAGCCAGCTAATATCGTTGGAGAGCGCGCAACCGATTGCGCCGATGATATAGAGCACCAGACCGACATACAGAGGCCGCTTGCGGCCAAACATATCCGACAATGGACCATAGACAATCTGCGACACGGCCATGGCGGCGAAGAAGGAGATCAGGCTTGCCTGAACTGCATGGGTGTCAGCGTGAAGATCCAGACTGATCGTCGGCAACGCGGGTAGATACATGTCGAGGGCAAAGAGACCCACGGCTGAGAGAATGCCAAGGACGATGGCATGGTGGGAGCCGCCGGCCCCGAGGGATGAAACGGAATCCTTGCTCTGCACGGAAGAAACCTTTCCCGCACACCATTCCCCGGACGAAACAAAGTCTCATACAAAAAGCATGTGACGGGGATTGAGTGGGCGATTATAGATGGGACAGCGGAAAGACGGAGATGGTTCCAACGCATGGCCCGTCATTCCTGTAAAATATTTTGGACAGTATTGTCCAATTGGTCAAGTCCTATATGATGGTGTCATGAAAACTTCGCCCGCAGCGGTTTCTTCCGAGACAGAGAGTCCACCCGCCACCAGTAAACGTCAGGCAATCCTCGACGCGGCCGCAGACGTTTTTGCCGAGGAGGGGTTTGCGGCGGCGAGCATCGATGCCATCGCGGCGAGAGCCGGCGTGTCCCGTCAAACGGTGTACAATCAACTCGGCGATAAGGATAATCTGTTCAAGGTTGTGGTTGCGGAGATCACCGAGAAGTCGAGCGCCGACTTCTTTCGGGTGCTGGACACATTTCCCGTGGCACCTATCGATCTGGAAACGGAGCTGACAGAATTCTCAGCGCTGCTCCTGCGCAAGGCGGTCTGCGATCCGAATGGCCGCTGGCTACGCAAGCTCGTCGAGACCGAGGGTGGCAGATTTCCCGAATTGTTCGAGACCTGGAAGGAATACGGACCGGGCAAGAAATACCCCGCCATCGCGGCTCGCCTGGCGCAGCTCGCGCTCGCTGGTCATCTCGACATAGAGGATCCGGCACTTGCCGCGCGCCAGTATGTGGCGCTGCTCGCAACAGATCTGCGGATCAACCAACAGATCGGCCGCCAAACTCCGGAGGAAGAAGTCGACCGTATGGCAAGAGAGGCAACGAAGACCTTTTTGCGCGCGTTCGCCAAGCGCTAAGCACCGGGTCGCCAGGCCGACTTGTCAGGATGGCGCTTGTAATAAGGTTGACAAGATGGTCCGCCCGTTGCGCGAATGAGGTGGTCGGCCACCCAGCCGAGAGCCGTTATCAGAGCGAACAGGTCGTCCCCATTCATATCGACGCGCGCTGTTCCCTCGCCCTGAGCACGGAGCAATAGTCGCGCCCCTGCCGAGTGCACCGCTGCGCACGAAGGCGGACGTCATTTTCTTGGCAATCCGTTTCGAACAGCATCCAGATATCGCGAAGGCGCTCCCCACCTGGCAGGGGAAGACGAGCGACGATGATGTCGCCGCAGCGGAGGTTGGTGCGCTTGCGGAAAGGCTCGGTTTCGCGCCCATCCAACTTGGCAGACTTTCGGAGGGTGGATTGCTTGTACATGCGCACGGAAAGAGCTGGGGGCACTTGATCTTTAAGGACTTAGTCAAGTTCGAGTGATGCGGCCGCGAGACGCCGAATTGGCTTAACGAAAATGGCCCGCACAAAGTGTCCGGGCCAATCTTCGCTTGATGAGCCGCGGTAGAATTGCGGCATCCGTCTTCACATCAGACCAATCAGAACTCCGACCACTCTTGCTGGAGATGTTTAAGTGCAGCATTGCCCTGCGTAGCGGGAGCGGCGCGCGCGGCAAGCCGGCCTGTTGTCGGGGCGGAGGCAGGCCGGGCCACGGGCCTCGCCTGCGGCTCCATGCGCTCGGCTTCGCCTGTGCGGAATGCGCTCAGAAGCTCGCCAAGACGCTTGCTCTCTTCGGCCAAACCTGCGCCGGCCGCATTCATCTCTTCGACCATGGCGGCATTCTGCTGTGTCGCCTGGTCCATATGATTGACGGCACTGTTGATCTCGGAAAGACCCATGGACTGCTCCTGAGCGGCGGTTGCAATCGCATCCATGTGCTGATTGATCTGCAGGACCAGGTCGGCGATAGCTGAGAGGCCCTCGCCGGTGTCGTTGACGAGCTTCACGCCTTCGCTGACTGCGACTTCAGAGTTGCCGATCAGGGCCTTGATCTCTTTGGCGGCATTGGCCGAACGCTGGGCCAATTCCCGGACTTCCTGGGCAACAACGGCAAAGCCTTTGCCGGCTTCGCCCGCACGCGCCGCCTCGACGCCGGCGTTAAGTGCAAGCAGGTTGGTCTGGAAGGCGATCTCGTCGATCACGCTGATGATCTGGCTGATCTGCTTGGACGAATGCTCAATTCTTCCCATGGCGCTGACGGCATTGCCGACGACCTGGCTGGAGTTTTCTGCCCGCGATCGGGCACCACGCACCAGGTCACGTGCATCGCCAGCTCGTTTGGAGGTCGACTGAACATTGGCCGTTACCTCTTCGAGCGCTGCTGCGGTCTCTTCCAGCGAGGCGGCCTGCTGCTCCGTTCGCTTGGAAAGATTATCGGAAGCCTGCGAAATCTCGTAACTGCCGCTGTTTACCAGCGACGCGGCCTGGCCGACCTGGGACATGGCAGCGCGCAGCTGGCTAACCGATGAATTGAAATCGTGACGCAGAGCTTCGAACTGCGCAGCCAGCGGCGTTTCGATCTCACAGCGCAGGTTGCCGGATGCCAAATGACGAAGTCCCGTCGCAAGCGAACCCGTTGCCTGCAGCAGCCTCTCTTCTGCCTCTGCCTCGGCACGGCGCTGGACTTCGACGCGTTCATTCTCCGATGTAATGCGTGCCTCGGCCGCTTCAGCTTCCAGCGCCTTGTTGCGCAAGGCTGCCTGTTGGAAAATCTGTACGGAACGCGCCATGGCGCCGATCTCATCGCGCCGTTCGACGCCACCGATTGAGACCGAGAGGTTGCCTTGGGCGAGTTCGGTCATGGAATGAGTTAGCGCCCCGACGGGCTTGGTGACGCGATAGATGATGACGCAGATGCCCGTAATGCTCAGGGCGACGGCAACAAGGAAAGTCAGCCCGTAGGCGATGAAACTGACGAATGCATCATTCTGGCTGGCGGCTGCATTGGCGACCATGCCATCTGCTGCTGCCGCGGCGGTGTTCGTGATCGTCAGAAGGGCGGCATTGCCGACCGGGCGCCAGTCGTCGAGAGACATGGCTTTCTTCTCACCGGCTGCGAACTTCGCAAGCAATGCATTGTGTTTTGCTGCAAAGTCACCGCTGAAAAAGGTCGTGCTGCTGATTTTATAGGCGTCTTTGACGACCTGTGGTGTCGACGGATGATTGACCAGAGTGCCGATCTGCCCCCAGGTGAAGTTCGCGGCGTAATCGAATTGTTGGATCTTGCTGACGTCCTCAGGCTTCATCGCCTCTCCAGAGGCGAGTGTGTTGACGTACAACAAGTTTGCAGCACCAGCCGTTGCGCGCGTGTACCATGTCAGCGCACGGATCTGAATGAGGGCCGTCATTGAAGGATCGCTCGCGCGAATCCGGTTTTCAATGGCGGTCGAACCTGTCTCCAACGCGGTCAGGAACTGCTGACCGAGGTCCAGCGTCGTGGCCTGCAATGTCGGGTCGCGATCAGCAAGCTTCTTAGCCACTTCGTTGTCGAGCTTTGAGCGGAATGCGACCACGCGATCATAGGCGTTCATGACATCGGCAATCGGAGCTTTGAGCGTCGGGTCGTCGATGTTTGCAAAGACCGATTTTGCATCAGTCATATATTTGTCGACGATGCCCCTGTCCGTTTTCAACAAGGTAAGCGTTGCATCTTGCGCGCCAAGCTCAAGTTTGGCGAGCGACGACCCGTCACCTCGCTCGTTGCGAAAGTTCGCAAGTGTTTGGAAGAGCGCGCGGTCTAGCATGGTGAACTTCGAGACGTCGGCATACTTGCCTGCATCGCGATAGGCATCAAGCGTCGAAGATCCCGTTAGCACGCATAGGGCGATGCTGAGAAAAAGGAAAATCCCGAGAAGTATATTGCGAAGAGAAAAAATCATAATTGCTCACCTACGTTCGGGGTGCCGTAACGCTAACCCGCTTCGCCAAAACACGTACTTCTGGAGCTCTTGAGGTGAAATTTTCTAAAAGAAAAGC contains:
- a CDS encoding TetR/AcrR family transcriptional regulator, producing the protein MKTSPAAVSSETESPPATSKRQAILDAAADVFAEEGFAAASIDAIAARAGVSRQTVYNQLGDKDNLFKVVVAEITEKSSADFFRVLDTFPVAPIDLETELTEFSALLLRKAVCDPNGRWLRKLVETEGGRFPELFETWKEYGPGKKYPAIAARLAQLALAGHLDIEDPALAARQYVALLATDLRINQQIGRQTPEEEVDRMAREATKTFLRAFAKR
- a CDS encoding methyl-accepting chemotaxis protein — its product is MIFSLRNILLGIFLFLSIALCVLTGSSTLDAYRDAGKYADVSKFTMLDRALFQTLANFRNERGDGSSLAKLELGAQDATLTLLKTDRGIVDKYMTDAKSVFANIDDPTLKAPIADVMNAYDRVVAFRSKLDNEVAKKLADRDPTLQATTLDLGQQFLTALETGSTAIENRIRASDPSMTALIQIRALTWYTRATAGAANLLYVNTLASGEAMKPEDVSKIQQFDYAANFTWGQIGTLVNHPSTPQVVKDAYKISSTTFFSGDFAAKHNALLAKFAAGEKKAMSLDDWRPVGNAALLTITNTAAAAADGMVANAAASQNDAFVSFIAYGLTFLVAVALSITGICVIIYRVTKPVGALTHSMTELAQGNLSVSIGGVERRDEIGAMARSVQIFQQAALRNKALEAEAAEARITSENERVEVQRRAEAEAEERLLQATGSLATGLRHLASGNLRCEIETPLAAQFEALRHDFNSSVSQLRAAMSQVGQAASLVNSGSYEISQASDNLSKRTEQQAASLEETAAALEEVTANVQSTSKRAGDARDLVRGARSRAENSSQVVGNAVSAMGRIEHSSKQISQIISVIDEIAFQTNLLALNAGVEAARAGEAGKGFAVVAQEVRELAQRSANAAKEIKALIGNSEVAVSEGVKLVNDTGEGLSAIADLVLQINQHMDAIATAAQEQSMGLSEINSAVNHMDQATQQNAAMVEEMNAAGAGLAEESKRLGELLSAFRTGEAERMEPQARPVARPASAPTTGRLAARAAPATQGNAALKHLQQEWSEF
- a CDS encoding multidrug effflux MFS transporter yields the protein MQSKDSVSSLGAGGSHHAIVLGILSAVGLFALDMYLPALPTISLDLHADTHAVQASLISFFAAMAVSQIVYGPLSDMFGRKRPLYVGLVLYIIGAIGCALSNDISWLVAFRFIQGTGACAGVVIARAIVRDLHTGAAAAQLMSRLMLVFSISPILAPLAGSIVTMFGNWRLIFWVMVFAGVVGFVAGRFFLEETRPVAARSESSLGGALKAYGTLLKDPYYLGLVLMASFGMSSYMIYVANSSFVLIGHYGLSPSFYSVVFSVNAVGFIGMSQMNGWLARRIGLRKVIRGAVSGYALTMLALAVVMVGGVDRLDIMAAFLFAGYAFLGMIVPNAAVLALEHHGRIAGTASAMMGTVQFMTSALVVGIGGMFMDGTARPMVVVIAICSAIVLLLSIAVLKSRHVVAAE
- a CDS encoding AraC family transcriptional regulator — its product is MEILTEISAIIARHASKDGFHATSLERVTLARSSTVTMPMPNVYRPQLCLVAQGQKEVTLGDRVFRYAPGRYGVVTYDLPVTGQVVEATPDKPNLCLYLDFDPVMLGQLALQVSPPPGAPARPIGKTVSDASASLLDAVLRLLLLLDDPAALPILGPLTEQEILYRLLAGPDGARMRQITSSQGRVAQIGRAIAWIGQNFREPFSIERLATEVGMSPSSLHEHFRAVTAMTPLQFQKQLRLQDARSLMLVQDIDATTAAFRVGYESPSQFTREYRRHFGEPPARDIARLRASPSLPVVA